The Cylindrospermopsis curvispora GIHE-G1 genome contains a region encoding:
- a CDS encoding cadherin domain-containing protein: MSILSKINLLQDNGGSPGDTLTSAQLISGSTFWVEIQLQDSRSAGIVGAGLNLNWDPNVLTANSATVTSSFTFLPSGNISTPGIAKVEGGSIPAANLGKAIGKDKLERFALVQLTTKSNLNATTSLFVITPDITKFSTADGVPILNGSPSIDLVNPISTISENTSTSTAVKVANLSITDDIFGNNTTSLSGLDASSFEIQGNGLYLKAGTPLSYSTKSSYSVIVSVNDTSINKSDSEIFNLLVTVNQTPTITSANTANFAENGTGTAYTILATDPEGTALTYSLSGTDAGLFNINSTTGAVTFQTAPNFETPTDAGSNNVYDITVSASDGSLSASQAVAITVTNVNEAPAITSATTANFAQNGTGTAYTVLATDPDAGTTFTYSLSGTDAGLFNINSTTGAVTFQTAPNFETPTDAGSNNVYDITVSASDGSLSASQAVAITVTNVNEAPAITSATTANFAENGTGTAYTVLATDPDAGTTFTYSLSGTDAGLFNINSTTGAVTFQTAPNFETPTDAGSNNVYDITVSASDGSLSASQAVAITVTDVNEAPTITSATTANFAENGTGTAYTVTATDPDAGTTFTYSLSGTDAGLFNINSTTGAVTFQTAPNFETPTDAGSNNVYDITVSASDGSLSASQAVAITVTDVNEAPTITSATTANFAENGTGTAYTVTATDPDAGTTFTYSLSGTDAGLFNINSTTGAVTFQTAPNFETPTDAGSNNVYDITVSASDGSLSASQAVAITVTDVNEAPTITSATTANFAENGTGTAYTVTATDPDAGTTFTYSLSGTDAGLFNINSTTGAVTFQTAPNFETPTDAGSNNVYDITVSASDGSLSASQAVAITVTDVNEAPTITSATTANFAENGTGTAYTVTATDPEGTALTYSLSGTDAGLFNINSTTGAVTFQTAPNFETPTDAGGNNVYDITVSASDGSLSASQAVAITVTDVNEAPTITSATTANFAENGTGTAYTVTATDPEGTALTYSLSGTDAGLFNINSTTGAVTFQTAPNFETPTDAGSNNVYDITVSASDGSLSASQAVAITVTDVNEAPTITSVNTANFAENGTGTAYTVTATDPEGTALTYSLSGTDTGLFNINSTTGAVTFQTAPNFETPTDAGSNNVYDITVSASDGSLSASQAVAITVTDVNEAPTITSATTANFAENGTGTAYTVTATDPEGTALTYSLSGTDAGLFNINSTTGAVTFQTAPNFETPTDAGSNNVYDITVSASDGSLSASQAVAITVTNVNEAPAITSATTANFAENGTGTAYTVTATDPEGTALTYSLSGTDAGLFNINSTTGAVTFQTAPNFETPTDAGSNNVYDITVSASDGSLSASQAVAITVTDVNEAPAITSATTANFAENGTGTAYTVLATDPDAGTTFTYSLSGTDAGLFNINSTTGVVTFQTAPNFETPTDAGGNNVYDITVSASDGSLSASQAVAITVTNVNEAPAITSANTANFAENGTGTAYTILATDPEGTTFTYSLSGTDAGLFNINSTTGAVTFQTAPNFETPTDTGGNNVYDITVNASDGSLSASQAVAITVTDVNEAPTITSANTANFAENGTGTAYTVLATDPDAGTTFTYSLSGTDAGLFNINSTTGAVTFQTAPNFETPTDTGSNNVYDITVNASDGSLSASQAVAITVTDVNEAPTITSANTANFAENGTGTAYTVLATDPDAGTTFTYSLSGTDAGLFNINSTTGAVTFQTAPNFETPTDAGGNNVYDITVNASDGSLSASQAVAITVTDVNEAPTITSANTANFAENGTGTAYTVTATDPEGTALTYSLSGTDAGLFNINSTTGAVTFQTAPNFETPTDAGSNNVYDITVSASDGSLSASQAVAITVTDVNEAPTITSATTANFAENGTGTAYTILATDPEGTTFTYSLSGTDAGLFNINSTTGAVTFQTAPNFETPTDTGGNNVYDITVNASDGSLSASQAVAITVTDVNEAPTITSANTANFAENGTGTAYTVLATDPDAGTTFTYSLSGTDAGLFNINSTTGAVTFQTAPNFETPTDAGSNNVYDITVSASDGSLSASQAVAITVTNVNEAPAITSATTANFAQNGTGTAYTVLATDPDAGTTFTYSLSGTDAGLFNINSTTGAVTFQTAPNFETPTDAGSNNVYDITVSASDGSLSASQAVAITVTNVNEAPAITSATTANFAENGTGTAYTVLATDPDAGTTFTYSLSGTDAGLFNINSTTGAVTFQTAPNFETPTDAGSNNVYDITVSASDGSLSASQAVAITVTDVNEAPTITSATTANFAENGTGTAYTVTATDPDAGTTFTYSLSGTDAGLFNINSTTGAVTFQTAPNFETPTDTGGNNVYDITVNASDGSLSASQAVAITVTDVNEAPTITSATTANFAENGTGTAYTVLATDPDAGTTFTYSLSGTDAGLFNINSTTGAVTFQTALNFETPTDAGSNNVYDITVSASDGSLSASQAVAITVTNVNEAPAITSATTANFAENGTGTAYTVLATDPDAGTTFTYSLSGTDAGLFNINSTTGAVTFQTAPNFETPTDTGSNNVYDITVNASDGSLSASQAVAITVTDVNEAPTITSANTANFAENGTGTAYTVLATDPDAGTTFTYSLSGTDAGLFNINSTTGAVTFQTAPNFETPTDAGGNNVYDITVNASDGSLSASQAVAITVTDVNEAPTITSANTANFAENGTGTAYTVTATDPEGTALTYSLSGTDAGLFNINSTTGAVTFQTAPNFETPTDAGSNNVYDITVSASDGSLSASQAVAITVTNVNEGPAVPTVTIAATDPYAAEIQTPRFNKGQFTFTLSEAAPVGGIAVNYTVSGTATDGEDYTLLPGTVTIAGGQTTAVVDVLPINDAIIEGNQSVILSLTDGATYDLGATTGATVTIVDGAVGDIDGNGVFTGSDAFLINRFLAERNNPNRNSILETTFARFPSETVGSTNTTGATLANGIEAQLSLFDIDGNSTTSPGDIFLMNQYLLLGSNPNRNQIFQLVASAFGSELNGPNNTGDELNQALSNLIGTNI, translated from the coding sequence ATGTCTATTTTGTCAAAGATCAACTTGCTTCAGGACAATGGGGGATCCCCTGGAGACACCCTAACTAGCGCCCAATTAATTAGTGGTAGTACATTTTGGGTTGAGATACAGTTACAAGACTCCCGTTCAGCGGGAATTGTTGGAGCAGGGCTAAACCTGAACTGGGATCCCAATGTCCTGACGGCTAACTCAGCTACAGTTACAAGTAGTTTTACGTTTTTACCATCAGGGAACATTAGTACACCAGGAATTGCTAAGGTCGAGGGAGGATCTATTCCAGCTGCAAATCTAGGAAAGGCTATCGGAAAGGATAAACTTGAGCGTTTTGCCCTTGTACAATTAACAACTAAATCTAACTTAAATGCTACAACTAGTTTATTTGTAATAACTCCAGACATAACAAAATTCTCTACAGCAGATGGAGTTCCAATTTTGAATGGATCTCCCTCAATTGATCTAGTGAATCCAATCTCAACAATTTCAGAAAATACCTCCACATCCACAGCAGTCAAGGTAGCTAATCTAAGTATTACTGACGATATTTTTGGCAATAACACAACTAGCTTAAGTGGTTTAGACGCATCCAGTTTTGAGATTCAGGGAAATGGGTTGTACCTGAAAGCTGGAACACCTCTGAGTTATAGCACTAAAAGCAGCTACAGTGTTATCGTCAGTGTAAATGATACAAGCATTAATAAGAGCGATTCTGAAATTTTTAATCTATTAGTTACAGTTAATCAAACACCCACTATTACCAGTGCAAATACAGCTAACTTTGCTGAAAATGGCACTGGTACTGCTTACACCATTCTAGCTACAGACCCAGAGGGAACTGCTCTTACCTATAGCTTATCAGGAACTGACGCAGGTCTATTTAATATAAACAGCACCACGGGAGCAGTTACCTTCCAAACCGCACCCAACTTTGAAACTCCCACTGATGCTGGTAGTAACAATGTTTATGACATCACCGTTAGTGCTAGTGATGGCAGTTTAAGCGCATCCCAAGCAGTGGCAATTACAGTAACTAATGTAAATGAAGCACCTGCTATTACCAGTGCAACTACAGCCAACTTTGCTCAAAATGGAACCGGTACTGCTTACACCGTTCTAGCTACAGACCCAGATGCTGGAACCACCTTTACCTATAGCCTATCGGGAACTGACGCAGGACTGTTTAATATAAACAGCACCACGGGAGCAGTTACCTTCCAAACCGCACCCAACTTTGAAACTCCCACTGATGCTGGTAGTAACAATGTTTATGACATCACCGTTAGTGCTAGTGATGGCAGTTTAAGCGCATCCCAAGCAGTGGCAATTACAGTAACTAATGTAAATGAAGCACCTGCTATTACCAGTGCAACTACAGCCAACTTTGCTGAAAATGGAACCGGTACTGCTTACACCGTTCTAGCTACAGACCCAGATGCTGGAACCACCTTTACCTATAGCCTATCGGGAACTGACGCAGGACTGTTTAATATAAACAGCACCACGGGAGCAGTTACCTTCCAAACCGCACCCAACTTTGAAACTCCCACTGATGCTGGTAGTAACAATGTTTATGACATCACCGTTAGTGCTAGTGATGGCAGTTTAAGCGCATCCCAAGCAGTGGCAATCACAGTAACTGATGTAAATGAAGCACCCACTATTACCAGTGCAACTACAGCCAACTTTGCTGAAAATGGCACTGGTACTGCTTACACCGTTACAGCTACAGACCCAGATGCTGGAACCACCTTTACCTATAGCCTATCGGGAACTGACGCAGGACTGTTTAATATAAACAGCACCACGGGAGCAGTTACCTTCCAAACCGCACCCAACTTTGAAACTCCCACTGATGCTGGTAGTAACAATGTTTATGACATCACCGTTAGTGCTAGTGATGGCAGTTTAAGCGCATCCCAAGCAGTGGCAATCACAGTAACTGATGTAAATGAAGCACCCACTATTACCAGTGCAACTACAGCCAACTTTGCTGAAAATGGCACTGGTACTGCTTACACCGTTACAGCTACAGACCCAGATGCTGGAACCACCTTTACCTATAGCCTATCGGGAACTGACGCAGGACTGTTTAATATAAACAGCACCACGGGAGCAGTTACCTTCCAAACCGCACCCAACTTTGAAACTCCCACTGATGCTGGTAGTAACAATGTTTATGACATCACCGTTAGTGCTAGTGATGGCAGTTTAAGCGCATCCCAAGCAGTGGCAATCACAGTAACTGATGTAAATGAAGCACCCACTATTACCAGTGCAACTACAGCCAACTTTGCTGAAAATGGCACTGGTACTGCTTACACCGTTACAGCTACAGACCCAGATGCTGGAACCACCTTTACCTATAGCCTATCGGGAACTGACGCAGGACTGTTTAATATAAACAGCACCACGGGAGCAGTTACCTTCCAAACCGCACCCAACTTTGAAACTCCCACTGATGCTGGTAGTAACAATGTTTATGACATCACCGTTAGTGCTAGTGATGGCAGTTTAAGCGCATCCCAAGCAGTGGCAATCACAGTAACTGATGTAAATGAAGCACCCACTATTACCAGTGCAACTACAGCCAACTTTGCTGAAAATGGCACTGGTACTGCTTACACCGTTACAGCTACAGACCCAGAGGGAACTGCTCTTACCTATAGCCTATCAGGAACTGACGCAGGTCTATTTAATATAAACAGCACCACGGGAGCAGTTACCTTCCAAACCGCACCCAACTTTGAAACTCCCACTGATGCTGGTGGTAACAATGTTTATGACATCACCGTTAGTGCTAGTGATGGCAGTTTAAGCGCATCCCAAGCAGTGGCAATCACAGTAACTGATGTAAATGAAGCACCCACTATTACCAGTGCAACTACAGCCAACTTTGCTGAAAATGGCACTGGTACTGCTTACACCGTTACAGCTACAGACCCAGAGGGAACTGCTCTTACCTATAGCCTATCAGGAACTGACGCAGGTCTATTTAATATAAACAGCACCACGGGAGCAGTTACCTTCCAAACCGCACCCAACTTTGAAACTCCCACTGATGCTGGTAGTAACAATGTTTATGACATCACCGTTAGTGCTAGTGATGGCAGTTTAAGCGCATCCCAAGCAGTGGCAATCACAGTAACTGATGTCAATGAAGCACCCACTATTACCAGTGTAAATACAGCCAACTTTGCTGAAAATGGCACTGGTACTGCTTACACCGTTACAGCTACAGACCCAGAGGGAACTGCTCTTACCTATAGCTTATCGGGAACTGACACAGGACTGTTTAATATAAACAGCACCACGGGAGCAGTTACCTTCCAAACCGCACCCAACTTTGAAACTCCCACTGATGCTGGTAGTAACAATGTTTATGACATCACCGTTAGTGCTAGTGATGGCAGTTTAAGCGCATCCCAAGCAGTGGCAATCACAGTAACTGATGTAAATGAAGCACCCACTATTACCAGTGCAACTACAGCCAACTTTGCTGAAAATGGCACTGGTACTGCTTACACCGTTACAGCTACAGACCCAGAGGGAACTGCTCTTACCTATAGCCTATCGGGAACTGACGCAGGTCTATTTAATATAAACAGCACCACGGGAGCAGTTACCTTCCAAACCGCACCCAACTTTGAAACTCCCACTGATGCTGGTAGTAACAATGTTTATGACATCACCGTTAGTGCTAGTGATGGCAGTTTAAGCGCATCCCAAGCAGTGGCAATTACAGTAACTAATGTAAATGAAGCACCTGCTATTACCAGTGCAACTACAGCTAACTTTGCTGAAAATGGCACTGGTACTGCTTACACCGTTACAGCTACAGACCCAGAGGGAACTGCTCTTACCTATAGCCTATCGGGAACTGACGCAGGACTGTTTAATATAAACAGCACCACGGGAGCAGTTACCTTCCAAACCGCACCCAACTTTGAAACTCCCACTGATGCTGGTAGTAACAATGTTTATGACATCACCGTTAGTGCTAGTGATGGCAGTTTAAGCGCATCCCAAGCAGTGGCAATCACAGTAACTGATGTAAATGAAGCACCTGCTATTACCAGTGCAACTACAGCCAACTTTGCTGAAAATGGCACTGGTACTGCTTACACCGTTCTAGCTACAGACCCAGATGCTGGAACCACCTTTACCTATAGCCTATCGGGAACTGACGCAGGACTGTTTAATATAAACAGCACCACGGGAGTGGTGACCTTCCAAACCGCACCCAACTTTGAAACTCCCACTGATGCTGGTGGTAACAATGTTTATGACATCACCGTTAGTGCTAGTGATGGCAGTTTAAGCGCATCCCAAGCAGTGGCAATTACAGTAACTAATGTAAATGAAGCACCTGCTATTACCAGTGCAAATACAGCCAACTTTGCTGAAAATGGAACCGGTACTGCTTATACCATTCTAGCTACAGACCCAGAGGGAACCACCTTTACCTATAGCCTATCAGGAACTGACGCAGGTCTATTTAATATAAACAGCACCACGGGAGCAGTTACCTTCCAAACCGCACCCAACTTTGAAACTCCCACTGATACTGGTGGTAACAATGTTTATGACATCACCGTTAATGCTAGTGATGGCAGTTTAAGCGCATCCCAAGCAGTGGCAATCACAGTAACTGATGTAAATGAAGCACCCACTATTACCAGTGCAAATACAGCTAACTTTGCTGAAAATGGCACTGGTACTGCTTACACCGTTCTGGCTACAGACCCAGATGCTGGAACCACCTTTACCTATAGCTTATCGGGAACTGACGCAGGACTGTTTAATATAAACAGCACCACGGGAGCAGTTACCTTCCAAACCGCACCCAACTTTGAAACTCCCACTGATACTGGTAGTAACAATGTTTATGACATCACCGTTAATGCTAGTGATGGCAGTTTAAGCGCATCCCAAGCAGTGGCAATCACAGTAACTGATGTAAATGAAGCACCCACTATTACCAGTGCAAATACAGCTAACTTTGCTGAAAATGGCACTGGTACTGCTTACACCGTTCTAGCTACAGACCCAGATGCTGGAACCACCTTTACCTATAGCTTATCGGGAACTGACGCAGGACTGTTTAATATAAACAGCACCACGGGAGCAGTTACCTTCCAAACCGCACCCAACTTTGAAACTCCCACTGATGCTGGTGGTAACAATGTTTATGACATCACCGTTAATGCTAGTGATGGCAGTTTAAGCGCATCCCAAGCAGTGGCAATCACAGTAACTGATGTCAATGAAGCACCCACTATTACCAGTGCAAATACAGCCAACTTTGCTGAAAATGGCACTGGTACTGCTTACACCGTTACAGCTACAGACCCAGAGGGAACTGCTCTTACCTATAGCTTATCAGGAACTGACGCAGGACTGTTTAATATAAACAGCACCACGGGAGCAGTTACCTTCCAAACCGCACCCAACTTTGAAACTCCCACTGATGCTGGTAGTAACAATGTTTATGACATCACCGTTAGTGCTAGTGATGGCAGTTTAAGCGCATCCCAAGCAGTGGCAATCACAGTAACTGATGTAAATGAAGCACCCACTATTACCAGTGCAACTACAGCCAACTTTGCTGAAAATGGAACCGGTACTGCTTATACCATTCTAGCTACAGACCCAGAGGGAACCACCTTTACCTATAGCCTATCAGGAACTGACGCAGGTCTATTTAATATAAACAGCACCACGGGAGCAGTTACCTTCCAAACCGCACCCAACTTTGAAACTCCCACTGATACTGGTGGTAACAATGTTTATGACATCACCGTTAATGCTAGTGATGGCAGTTTAAGCGCATCCCAAGCAGTGGCAATCACAGTAACTGATGTAAATGAAGCACCCACTATTACCAGTGCAAATACAGCCAACTTTGCTGAAAATGGCACTGGTACTGCTTACACCGTTCTAGCTACAGACCCAGATGCTGGAACCACCTTTACCTATAGCTTATCGGGAACTGACGCAGGACTGTTTAATATAAACAGCACCACGGGAGCAGTTACCTTCCAAACCGCACCCAACTTTGAAACTCCCACTGATGCTGGTAGTAACAATGTTTATGACATCACCGTTAGTGCTAGTGATGGCAGTTTAAGCGCATCCCAAGCAGTGGCAATTACAGTAACTAATGTAAATGAAGCACCTGCTATTACCAGTGCAACTACAGCCAACTTTGCTCAAAATGGAACCGGTACTGCTTACACCGTTCTAGCTACAGACCCAGATGCTGGAACCACCTTTACCTATAGCCTATCGGGAACTGACGCAGGACTGTTTAATATAAACAGCACCACGGGAGCAGTTACCTTCCAAACCGCACCCAACTTTGAAACTCCCACTGATGCTGGTAGTAACAATGTTTATGACATCACCGTTAGTGCTAGTGATGGCAGTTTAAGCGCATCCCAAGCAGTGGCAATTACAGTAACTAATGTAAATGAAGCACCTGCTATTACCAGTGCAACTACAGCCAACTTTGCTGAAAATGGAACCGGTACTGCTTACACCGTTCTAGCTACAGACCCAGATGCTGGAACCACCTTTACCTATAGCCTATCGGGAACTGACGCAGGACTGTTTAATATAAACAGCACCACGGGAGCAGTTACCTTCCAAACCGCACCCAACTTTGAAACTCCCACTGATGCTGGTAGTAACAATGTTTATGACATCACCGTTAGTGCTAGTGATGGCAGTTTAAGCGCATCCCAAGCAGTGGCAATCACAGTAACTGATGTAAATGAAGCACCCACTATTACCAGTGCAACTACAGCCAACTTTGCTGAAAATGGCACTGGTACTGCTTACACCGTTACAGCTACAGACCCAGATGCTGGAACCACCTTTACCTATAGCCTATCGGGAACTGACGCAGGTCTATTTAATATAAACAGCACCACGGGAGCAGTTACCTTCCAAACCGCACCCAACTTTGAAACTCCCACTGATACTGGTGGTAACAATGTTTATGACATCACCGTTAATGCTAGTGATGGCAGTTTAAGCGCATCCCAAGCAGTGGCAATCACAGTAACTGATGTAAATGAAGCACCCACTATTACCAGTGCAACTACAGCCAACTTTGCTGAAAATGGAACCGGTACTGCTTACACCGTTCTAGCTACAGACCCAGATGCTGGAACCACCTTTACCTATAGCCTATCGGGAACTGACGCAGGTCTATTTAATATAAACAGCACCACGGGAGCAGTTACCTTCCAAACCGCACTCAACTTTGAAACTCCCACTGATGCTGGTAGTAACAATGTTTATGACATCACCGTTAGTGCTAGTGATGGCAGTTTAAGCGCATCCCAAGCAGTGGCAATTACAGTAACTAATGTAAATGAAGCACCTGCTATTACCAGTGCAACTACAGCCAACTTTGCTGAAAATGGAACCGGTACTGCTTACACCGTTCTAGCTACAGACCCAGATGCTGGAACCACCTTTACCTATAGCCTATCGGGAACTGACGCAGGACTGTTTAATATAAACAGCACCACGGGAGCAGTTACCTTCCAAACCGCACCCAACTTTGAAACTCCCACTGATACTGGTAGTAACAATGTTTATGACATCACCGTTAATGCTAGTGATGGCAGTTTAAGCGCATCCCAAGCAGTGGCAATCACAGTAACTGATGTAAATGAAGCACCCACTATTACCAGTGCAAATACAGCTAACTTTGCTGAAAATGGCACTGGTACTGCTTACACCGTTCTAGCTACAGACCCAGATGCTGGAACCACCTTTACCTATAGCTTATCGGGAACTGACGCAGGACTGTTTAATATAAACAGCACCACGGGAGCAGTTACCTTCCAAACCGCACCCAACTTTGAAACTCCCACTGATGCTGGTGGTAACAATGTTTATGACATCACCGTTAATGCTAGTGATGGCAGTTTAAGCGCATCCCAAGCAGTGGCAATCACAGTAACTGATGTCAATGAAGCACCCACTATTACCAGTGCAAATACAGCCAACTTTGCTGAAAATGGCACTGGTACTGCTTACACCGTTACAGCTACAGACCCAGAGGGAACTGCTCTTACCTATAGCTTATCAGGAACTGACGCAGGACTGTTTAATATAAACAGCACCACGGGAGCAGTTACCTTCCAAACCGCACCCAACTTTGAAACTCCCACTGATGCTGGTAGTAACAATGTTTATGACATCACCGTTAGTGCTAGTGATGGCAGTTTAAGCGCATCCCAAGCAGTGGCAATCACAGTAACTAATGTAAATGAAGGACCCGCTGTACCCACCGTAACAATTGCTGCTACAGATCCCTATGCTGCTGAAATTCAAACACCTAGATTCAACAAAGGTCAATTTACATTTACCTTGTCAGAAGCGGCTCCAGTAGGAGGAATTGCAGTCAACTACACGGTCAGTGGAACCGCTACTGATGGGGAAGATT